One genomic window of Candidatus Eisenbacteria bacterium includes the following:
- a CDS encoding site-2 protease family protein, with amino-acid sequence MIEALPMLLVLFFSIVVHEYAHGYVAYRLGDPTANDAGRLTLNPISHVDLVGSIIVPLALVFSGSRFLFGWAKPVPINPMYFRQPMNGMALTGGAGPASNLLLALASALILRFAGPSLGTGIVAHMLHYGIVINVVLAVFNLMPIPPLDGSRVILPFLPEGIARFYWELEPYGMFLVIGLLVTGILGKIIVPFVTILRALFLAVAGA; translated from the coding sequence ACGGATACGTGGCGTATCGCCTCGGCGATCCGACGGCGAACGACGCGGGACGTCTCACGCTGAACCCGATCTCCCACGTCGATCTCGTCGGATCGATCATCGTCCCTCTCGCGCTCGTGTTCAGCGGGAGCCGGTTCCTCTTCGGATGGGCGAAGCCGGTTCCGATCAACCCGATGTATTTCCGGCAGCCGATGAACGGGATGGCGCTGACCGGCGGCGCCGGTCCCGCGTCGAACCTCCTTCTCGCGCTCGCGTCGGCGCTCATCCTTCGCTTCGCGGGCCCATCTCTCGGGACCGGAATCGTCGCCCACATGCTCCACTACGGCATCGTGATCAACGTCGTCCTCGCCGTCTTCAACCTGATGCCGATCCCGCCTCTCGACGGCTCGCGCGTCATCCTCCCGTTCCTTCCAGAGGGGATCGCGCGGTTCTATTGGGAGCTTGAGCCGTACGGCATGTTCCTCGTGATCGGTCTTCTCGTGACGGGAATCCTCGGGAAGATCATCGTTCCTTTCGTCACGATCCTGCGCGCGCTCTTCCTCGCCGTCGCGGGAGCCTGA